In one Corallococcus sp. EGB genomic region, the following are encoded:
- a CDS encoding DedA family protein, with translation MSHSPLQLLLMHGSVPLIFLVLVAGGLGLPFPEDVVQLAAGVLSHRGAMPLPVALALCFAGVLSGDTVLFLTARRLGNALYTHRRTRRLFPAERRERIQRLYAKHGSRVVFFGRFMSVLRVPVFAMAAAEGMPLRRFLFWDGLALCLSSPLVVMLGYVGSASVDRVARGVGRVEHFIALAGVAALLVVLAVRHVREKRQPRPSP, from the coding sequence ATGAGCCACTCCCCCCTCCAGCTCCTGCTGATGCACGGCTCTGTCCCGCTCATCTTCCTGGTGCTCGTGGCCGGGGGGCTGGGGCTGCCGTTCCCGGAGGACGTGGTGCAGCTGGCGGCGGGCGTGCTGTCGCACCGGGGCGCCATGCCGCTGCCGGTCGCCCTCGCGCTGTGCTTCGCGGGCGTGCTCAGCGGGGACACCGTCCTCTTCCTCACGGCGCGCCGCCTGGGGAACGCCCTGTACACGCACCGGCGCACCCGCCGCCTCTTCCCTGCCGAGCGCCGCGAGCGCATCCAGCGGCTGTACGCGAAGCACGGCTCCCGGGTCGTCTTCTTCGGCCGGTTCATGTCCGTGCTGCGCGTCCCGGTGTTCGCCATGGCCGCGGCGGAAGGGATGCCCCTGCGCCGCTTCCTCTTCTGGGACGGGCTGGCGCTGTGCCTGAGCTCGCCCCTGGTGGTGATGCTGGGCTACGTGGGGTCCGCGAGCGTGGACCGCGTGGCCAGGGGCGTGGGCCGCGTGGAGCACTTCATCGCGCTGGCCGGCGTGGCCGCCCTGCTTGTGGTGCTCGCGGTGCGGCATGTCCGCGAGAAGCGGCAGCCTCGCCCGTCCCCCTGA
- a CDS encoding FAD-binding oxidoreductase: protein MTLESHRPQTGPSLPAGLTPDSVELFRAQLRGALIQPGDIDYAEACQLYNAMIHKRPAMVARCADVADVIAAVALARERKLPLAVRGGGHNGGGLGLVDDGLVIDLSRMRGVRVDPEARTVRVAGGAVWGDVDHATHAFGLAVPSGIISTTGVAGLTLGGGLGYLTRRFGLTIDNLLAVDMVLADGRFVTASADKHPDLFWAVRGGGGNFGVVTSFLFRANPVDIVVGGPTLWPLDRAVEVMRWYREFLPAAPEELNGFFVFITVPPAPPFPEELHLQKMCGIVWCYTGHPSRADETFAPVLAMQPALHGVMAMPFPLLQTAFDALYPPGHQWYWRADFVRELPDAAIERHISFAQRLPSMQSTMHLYPIDGAVHRVGPHDTAFRFRDARWSEVIVGVDPSPERAADITTWAKEYWSALHPYSAGGAYVNFMMDEGQERVRATYGDNYPRLVDVKRKYDPENLFHVNQNIQPGPVQPPSVKH, encoded by the coding sequence GTGACACTCGAAAGCCATCGCCCGCAGACAGGCCCCAGCCTGCCCGCCGGGCTGACGCCGGACAGCGTGGAGCTGTTCCGGGCGCAGCTGCGCGGCGCGCTCATCCAGCCGGGGGACATCGACTACGCGGAGGCGTGCCAGCTGTACAACGCGATGATCCACAAGCGCCCGGCCATGGTGGCCCGGTGCGCGGACGTGGCGGACGTCATCGCCGCGGTGGCCCTGGCCCGCGAGCGCAAGCTCCCCCTGGCCGTGCGCGGCGGCGGCCACAACGGCGGTGGCCTGGGACTGGTGGACGACGGGCTGGTCATCGACCTGTCGCGCATGCGCGGCGTGCGCGTGGACCCGGAGGCCCGCACGGTGCGCGTCGCGGGCGGCGCCGTCTGGGGGGACGTGGACCACGCCACCCACGCCTTCGGGCTCGCGGTGCCCTCCGGCATCATCTCCACCACGGGCGTGGCCGGGCTCACGCTGGGCGGCGGCCTGGGCTACCTCACGCGCCGCTTCGGCCTCACCATCGACAACCTGCTCGCCGTGGACATGGTGCTCGCGGACGGCCGCTTCGTCACCGCGAGCGCGGACAAGCACCCGGACCTGTTCTGGGCGGTGCGCGGCGGAGGCGGCAACTTCGGCGTGGTGACGTCGTTCCTCTTCCGCGCCAACCCCGTGGACATCGTCGTCGGAGGCCCCACGCTCTGGCCCCTGGACCGCGCGGTGGAGGTGATGCGCTGGTACCGCGAGTTCCTCCCGGCCGCGCCGGAGGAGCTCAACGGCTTCTTCGTCTTCATCACCGTGCCGCCCGCGCCGCCCTTCCCGGAGGAGCTCCACCTCCAGAAGATGTGCGGCATCGTGTGGTGCTACACGGGCCATCCCTCGCGCGCGGATGAGACGTTCGCGCCCGTGCTGGCGATGCAGCCCGCGCTGCACGGCGTGATGGCCATGCCCTTCCCCCTGTTGCAGACCGCCTTCGACGCGCTCTATCCGCCGGGGCACCAATGGTACTGGCGCGCGGACTTCGTGCGCGAGCTGCCGGACGCGGCCATCGAGCGCCACATCTCCTTCGCGCAGCGGCTGCCGTCCATGCAGTCCACCATGCACCTGTACCCCATCGACGGGGCGGTGCACCGCGTGGGCCCGCATGACACCGCCTTCCGCTTCCGCGATGCGCGCTGGTCGGAGGTCATCGTCGGGGTGGACCCGTCACCCGAGCGGGCGGCGGACATCACCACCTGGGCGAAGGAGTACTGGAGCGCGCTGCATCCGTACTCGGCGGGCGGCGCCTACGTGAACTTCATGATGGACGAGGGCCAGGAGCGCGTGCGGGCCACCTACGGCGACAACTACCCCCGGCTGGTGGACGTGAAGCGGAAGTACGACCCGGAGAACCTCTTCCACGTGAACCAGAACATCCAGCCAGGCCCGGTCCAGCCCCCGAGCGTCAAACACTGA
- a CDS encoding acyl-CoA desaturase, which translates to MAIIIFFISHWLLCVFFQSFFQHRYAAHRMYSMGPRTEKVMHLLTYLVQGSSYLSPRAYAILHREHHAYSDTEKDPHSPHYFKDVLRMMWHTKERYSGLVTRKIQPEPRFDGGFPEWKLVDETLGQSWWAVLGWVALYTAFYVTFATSPWMFLLLPIHFVMGPVHGAIVNWCGHKYGYRNFKGADKSRNTLPVDVLCMGELFQNNHHKYGSSPNFAARAFEIDPTWQVMRVLSKLGVIRITTPQRAVYPEPREVARQSGAGAQVA; encoded by the coding sequence ATGGCCATCATCATCTTCTTCATCAGTCACTGGCTGCTCTGCGTCTTCTTCCAGAGCTTCTTCCAGCACCGTTACGCGGCGCACCGGATGTACAGCATGGGTCCGCGGACGGAGAAGGTGATGCACCTGCTCACCTACCTGGTGCAGGGCTCGTCGTACCTGTCGCCGCGCGCCTACGCCATCCTGCACCGCGAGCACCACGCGTACTCGGACACGGAGAAGGATCCGCACTCGCCGCACTACTTCAAGGACGTGCTGCGGATGATGTGGCACACGAAGGAGCGCTACTCCGGGCTCGTGACGCGGAAGATCCAGCCGGAGCCGCGCTTCGACGGTGGCTTCCCGGAGTGGAAGCTGGTGGACGAGACGCTGGGCCAGTCCTGGTGGGCGGTGTTGGGCTGGGTGGCGCTGTACACGGCGTTCTACGTGACGTTCGCGACGTCGCCCTGGATGTTCCTGCTGTTGCCCATCCACTTCGTGATGGGGCCGGTGCACGGCGCCATCGTGAACTGGTGCGGGCACAAGTACGGCTACCGGAACTTCAAGGGCGCCGACAAGTCGCGCAACACGCTGCCGGTGGACGTGCTGTGCATGGGTGAGCTGTTCCAGAACAACCACCACAAGTACGGCAGCAGCCCGAACTTCGCGGCGCGCGCCTTCGAAATCGACCCCACGTGGCAGGTGATGCGCGTGCTGTCCAAGCTGGGCGTCATCCGCATCACCACGCCCCAGCGCGCGGTGTACCCGGAGCCGCGGGAAGTGGCGCGGCAGAGCGGCGCCGGAGCACAGGTGGCCTGA
- a CDS encoding sensor histidine kinase KdpD, with amino-acid sequence MDAPLPPTQRARQELTHRNALRLLELVNSLLDVSRIRSGKLELHMEESGPMELVHEVLDVFHEQMEQARCVLQLRAELGLRVWWDRSRVQQALTNLVSNAIKYAPGTALDIGLRRHRDRLILSVSDGGPGIPQEHQDRVFERFERGGPPRSVHGLGLGLFIARQIVEGHPGKLVLRSAPGQGATLIIDLPLPPRVQA; translated from the coding sequence ATGGACGCGCCGCTGCCGCCGACGCAGCGCGCGCGCCAGGAGCTCACCCACCGCAACGCGCTGCGCCTGCTCGAGCTGGTCAACTCGCTGCTGGACGTCTCACGCATCCGCTCGGGCAAGCTCGAGCTCCACATGGAAGAGAGCGGCCCGATGGAGCTGGTGCACGAGGTCCTCGACGTCTTCCACGAGCAGATGGAGCAGGCCCGCTGCGTCCTCCAGCTGCGGGCGGAGCTGGGCCTGCGCGTGTGGTGGGACCGCTCGCGCGTGCAGCAGGCGCTGACGAACCTGGTGTCCAACGCCATCAAGTACGCGCCGGGCACGGCGCTCGACATCGGGCTCAGGAGGCACCGCGACCGGCTCATCCTCTCCGTGTCGGACGGCGGCCCGGGCATCCCGCAGGAGCACCAGGACCGCGTCTTCGAGCGCTTCGAGCGCGGCGGCCCGCCCCGCTCCGTGCACGGCCTGGGGCTGGGCCTCTTCATCGCCAGGCAGATCGTCGAGGGCCACCCTGGCAAGCTGGTCCTGCGGAGCGCCCCCGGCCAGGGCGCCACCCTCATCATCGACCTGCCGCTCCCGCCCAGGGTCCAGGCCTGA
- a CDS encoding SDR family oxidoreductase produces MFIVTGATGKLGRFVVEGLLKKVPASQVAVAVRNPEKAKDWAARGVQVRQVDYDHPETLNGVFGKGDSVLLISANEVGKRFPQHKAVIEAAKKAGVKLLAYTSILRADTSGLSLAGEHKATEEAIRASGIPYVFLRNGWYVENYTEHIAPALQYGVVQGSAKDGRVATATREEYADAAVAVLTGAGHENQVYELAGDAGFTLPEYVAELSRQSGKPVKYVDLPAAEYSAALQQVGVPKPFADTLADADVGLSRGELNDTSRTLSRLIGRPTAPFGNAIGAALKQG; encoded by the coding sequence ATGTTCATTGTCACGGGAGCCACGGGGAAGCTGGGCCGGTTCGTCGTCGAGGGGCTGCTGAAGAAGGTGCCGGCGAGCCAGGTGGCGGTGGCGGTGCGCAACCCGGAGAAGGCGAAGGACTGGGCGGCGCGTGGGGTGCAGGTGCGCCAGGTGGACTACGACCACCCGGAGACGCTGAACGGGGTGTTCGGGAAGGGGGACTCGGTGCTGCTCATCTCCGCGAACGAGGTGGGCAAGCGCTTCCCGCAGCACAAGGCGGTGATCGAGGCGGCGAAGAAGGCGGGCGTGAAGCTGCTGGCCTACACGAGCATCCTGCGCGCGGACACGAGCGGCCTGTCGCTGGCGGGGGAGCACAAGGCGACGGAGGAGGCCATCCGCGCGTCGGGCATCCCGTACGTGTTCCTGCGCAACGGCTGGTACGTGGAGAACTACACGGAGCACATCGCGCCGGCGCTCCAGTACGGGGTGGTGCAGGGCAGCGCGAAGGACGGCCGGGTGGCGACGGCGACGCGCGAGGAGTACGCGGACGCGGCGGTGGCGGTGCTGACGGGCGCGGGCCACGAGAACCAGGTGTACGAGCTGGCGGGTGACGCGGGCTTCACGCTGCCGGAGTACGTGGCGGAGCTGTCGCGGCAGTCCGGCAAGCCGGTGAAGTACGTGGACCTACCGGCGGCGGAGTACTCCGCGGCGCTGCAGCAGGTGGGCGTGCCCAAGCCCTTCGCGGACACGCTGGCGGACGCGGACGTGGGCCTGTCGCGCGGGGAGCTGAACGACACGAGCCGCACGCTGAGCCGTCTGATTGGCCGGCCCACGGCGCCGTTCGGGAACGCGATTGGCGCGGCGCTGAAGCAGGGATGA
- a CDS encoding helix-turn-helix domain-containing protein, producing the protein MKTRKGSPLLEKVKQRGDLYAAACPSRGVLEHVTSQWGVLVLVALKEEGTHRFSELRRKVGGVSEKMLAQTLQSLEQDGFVHREAHPVIPPHVDYSLTPLGEEVAVHVEALTTWIEDNVARVMSARTKAPPRKKAS; encoded by the coding sequence ATGAAGACACGCAAGGGCAGTCCACTGCTGGAGAAGGTGAAGCAGCGCGGGGACCTGTACGCGGCGGCGTGTCCCTCGCGCGGTGTCCTGGAGCACGTCACCAGCCAGTGGGGCGTGCTGGTGCTCGTCGCGCTCAAGGAGGAGGGCACCCACCGCTTCAGCGAGCTGCGCCGCAAGGTGGGCGGGGTGAGCGAGAAGATGCTCGCCCAGACGCTCCAGTCCCTGGAGCAGGACGGCTTCGTGCACCGGGAGGCCCACCCCGTGATTCCTCCCCACGTGGACTACAGCCTCACGCCCCTGGGCGAGGAGGTCGCCGTCCACGTGGAGGCGCTGACCACCTGGATCGAGGACAACGTGGCCCGGGTGATGTCCGCCCGCACCAAGGCCCCACCTCGCAAGAAAGCCTCCTGA
- a CDS encoding DUF3969 family protein, whose amino-acid sequence MKDTLPQPTTMTLEATGPEEAQRLIAVTALGMCRALTLGTLSPTYACERLFGPALLTRLEAMEVHPELRHAIHLATELGDVARLAPEALSGSIAEIEGKLHQVLASLPPPSSDAAKWLVKPSVQGT is encoded by the coding sequence ATGAAGGACACGTTGCCCCAGCCAACAACCATGACCCTTGAGGCGACCGGGCCTGAAGAGGCCCAGCGGCTGATCGCAGTGACTGCCCTGGGGATGTGCCGAGCGCTGACGCTGGGCACCCTGTCACCGACCTACGCTTGCGAGCGGCTTTTCGGGCCTGCGCTGCTGACCCGCCTCGAAGCGATGGAGGTACACCCCGAACTCCGTCACGCCATCCATCTGGCGACGGAGTTGGGAGATGTGGCCCGGCTGGCACCGGAAGCCCTGTCCGGCTCCATCGCGGAGATTGAGGGAAAACTCCATCAGGTGCTCGCGAGCCTTCCTCCTCCGTCGAGTGATGCCGCGAAGTGGCTCGTGAAGCCCTCTGTGCAGGGCACGTGA
- a CDS encoding AI-2E family transporter: MSESVVPPQSKSQVSLRTVLTVCFGVLGVLVLVVLVARTRLALTLTGIAALIALALEHGVSRLERRGLKRWMAIALVLLALFIAIVALGLLVIPNLVEQVDALVTQWPHLWKQVRATGLLRALNQRLQSLGWNERLEEATPALAGPLPSLLMSAIGGVVGLLGGIVTVFFLVVFMLVFGGGVLKRLLDLARPDHRLRYVRVLRNIYSATGGYLSGITLICAINATLTTTMLAVLGMPFYLPLGVVSGFSSLVPYAGPIVAGGIITLLTLATGGLWKALAVFIYFLLYGQLEGNVMAPLVFKRTVHVNPLLTLLAVLFCVELAGIVGAVVAVPVAATVQIIVREVLLFRQERRAAAVLPEP, from the coding sequence GTGTCCGAATCCGTCGTCCCACCGCAATCGAAGTCCCAGGTGTCGCTCCGCACGGTGCTCACCGTGTGCTTCGGGGTGCTGGGCGTGCTGGTCCTGGTGGTGCTCGTGGCCAGGACGCGCCTGGCGCTCACGCTCACCGGCATCGCGGCGCTCATCGCGCTGGCGCTGGAGCACGGTGTGTCCCGCCTGGAGAGGCGCGGCCTGAAGCGGTGGATGGCCATCGCCCTGGTGCTGCTGGCGCTGTTCATCGCCATCGTGGCGCTGGGCCTGCTGGTGATTCCGAACCTGGTGGAGCAGGTGGACGCGCTGGTGACGCAGTGGCCGCACCTGTGGAAGCAGGTGCGCGCCACCGGACTCCTGCGCGCGCTCAACCAGCGGCTTCAGAGCCTGGGCTGGAATGAACGGCTGGAGGAGGCCACGCCCGCGCTCGCCGGCCCCCTGCCCTCGCTCCTGATGAGCGCCATTGGCGGCGTGGTGGGCCTGCTGGGCGGCATCGTCACCGTCTTCTTCCTGGTGGTGTTCATGCTGGTGTTCGGCGGCGGCGTGCTCAAGCGCCTGCTCGACCTGGCCCGCCCCGACCACCGCCTGCGCTACGTGCGCGTGCTGCGCAACATCTACAGCGCGACGGGCGGCTACCTGTCCGGCATCACCCTCATCTGCGCCATCAACGCCACGCTCACCACCACCATGCTGGCGGTGCTGGGCATGCCCTTCTACCTGCCCCTGGGCGTGGTCAGCGGCTTCTCCAGCCTGGTGCCCTACGCGGGGCCCATCGTCGCGGGCGGCATCATCACGCTGCTCACGCTGGCCACCGGCGGCCTGTGGAAGGCGCTGGCGGTGTTCATCTACTTCCTCCTCTACGGCCAGCTGGAGGGCAACGTGATGGCGCCGCTCGTGTTCAAGCGCACCGTGCACGTCAACCCGCTCCTCACGCTGCTGGCGGTCCTCTTCTGCGTGGAGCTGGCGGGCATCGTGGGCGCGGTGGTGGCCGTGCCCGTGGCGGCCACCGTGCAGATCATCGTCCGCGAGGTCCTCCTCTTCCGCCAGGAGCGCCGCGCCGCGGCCGTCCTCCCCGAGCCCTGA
- a CDS encoding S9 family peptidase yields the protein MRAATLAVAVGCWMWGALASGAVPAPARVEVSATYDALQRMVRIREVSLSPDGTRVAWVESVPGTEDAARLQVRELAHPERAPVRVTASDDGAPCAEGSLAWSPDGRQLAFLSTAGEGRARQLYVADASGAGGPARRLTTVTGVVAAPKWSPDGRSVGLLVIEGAEDALGPRGPAARETGVVQASPPVKRFATVTVEDAKLRLVSPAGLFIHEYAWSPDGARVAVVASQPPGDANWWTARVYAVEAGSGETSLLHVPRWQVAKPAWSPDGRQLAFIEGLMSDEGSTGGDVLVVSVPERLAAKVRLGEKARLPAKVPPARDVTEGMKATATDLFWPKAERLVFAAQAQGEAALMAVSPRGGEVTTLWRGPEHVAVSLGRDGVTSAVVRDAITQAPEVWAGPVGAWKQVTRLNADVRVTVGDVRSVTWTREGQSAQGWLVLPVPDASGRKAPMVTVVHGGPAAGVLPGFNPQVVLFAARGYAVFMPNPRGSYGQGEAFVQANRRDFGYGDFDDVLAGLDAVLASAPVDPARQGITGWSYGGFLTMWAVTRTQRFQAAVAGAGIANWQSYYGTNHIDTWMLPYFGASVYDEPEVYTRSSPINGVKQVKAPTLVLHGERDVEVPASQGYEFYKALKTLGVKTQLVIYADEGHGLRKPEHQKDRLIRTLDWFDENLPAAEPKPRVRAPAR from the coding sequence ATGCGAGCGGCAACCCTGGCAGTGGCGGTGGGCTGTTGGATGTGGGGCGCGCTGGCGTCCGGGGCGGTGCCCGCGCCCGCGAGGGTGGAGGTGAGCGCGACGTACGACGCGCTCCAGCGCATGGTGCGCATCCGCGAGGTGTCGCTGTCGCCGGACGGCACGCGGGTGGCCTGGGTGGAGTCGGTGCCGGGGACCGAGGACGCCGCGCGGCTCCAGGTGCGGGAGCTGGCGCATCCGGAGCGGGCGCCGGTGCGGGTGACCGCGTCGGATGACGGCGCGCCATGCGCGGAAGGGTCGCTGGCGTGGAGCCCGGACGGCCGTCAGCTCGCGTTCCTGTCCACGGCGGGCGAGGGCCGCGCGCGGCAGCTCTACGTGGCGGACGCGTCTGGAGCGGGCGGGCCCGCGCGGAGGCTCACCACGGTGACGGGGGTGGTGGCGGCGCCGAAGTGGTCGCCGGATGGGAGGTCCGTGGGGCTGCTCGTCATCGAGGGCGCGGAGGACGCGCTGGGGCCCCGGGGCCCGGCGGCGCGAGAGACAGGCGTGGTGCAGGCGTCTCCGCCGGTGAAGCGCTTCGCGACGGTGACGGTGGAGGACGCGAAGCTGCGGCTCGTGTCGCCCGCGGGGCTGTTCATCCACGAGTACGCGTGGAGCCCGGACGGCGCCCGCGTGGCGGTGGTGGCGTCGCAGCCGCCAGGGGATGCGAACTGGTGGACCGCGCGGGTGTACGCGGTGGAGGCCGGGTCGGGGGAGACGTCGCTGTTGCACGTGCCACGGTGGCAGGTGGCGAAGCCCGCGTGGAGTCCGGATGGCAGGCAGCTCGCGTTCATCGAGGGCCTGATGAGCGACGAGGGCAGCACGGGGGGGGACGTGCTCGTGGTGTCGGTGCCGGAGCGGCTGGCGGCGAAGGTGCGGTTGGGAGAGAAGGCGCGGCTGCCCGCGAAGGTGCCGCCCGCTCGCGACGTGACGGAAGGGATGAAGGCGACGGCCACGGACCTCTTCTGGCCCAAGGCGGAGCGGCTGGTGTTCGCGGCGCAGGCGCAGGGCGAGGCCGCGCTGATGGCGGTGTCACCGCGCGGCGGCGAGGTGACGACGCTGTGGCGGGGGCCGGAGCACGTGGCGGTGTCGCTGGGGAGGGACGGCGTGACGAGCGCGGTGGTGCGCGACGCCATCACCCAGGCGCCGGAGGTATGGGCGGGGCCGGTGGGGGCGTGGAAGCAGGTGACCCGCCTCAACGCGGATGTGCGCGTCACGGTGGGCGACGTGCGCAGCGTGACGTGGACGCGCGAGGGGCAGTCCGCGCAGGGCTGGTTGGTGTTGCCGGTGCCAGACGCGTCTGGCCGCAAGGCGCCCATGGTGACGGTGGTGCACGGGGGGCCCGCGGCGGGCGTGTTGCCGGGGTTCAATCCGCAGGTGGTGCTGTTCGCGGCGCGAGGCTACGCGGTGTTCATGCCCAACCCGCGAGGCAGCTACGGCCAGGGTGAGGCGTTCGTGCAGGCGAACCGCCGCGACTTCGGCTACGGGGACTTCGACGACGTGCTGGCGGGGCTGGATGCCGTCTTGGCGTCAGCGCCGGTGGACCCCGCGCGGCAGGGCATCACGGGGTGGAGCTACGGCGGCTTCCTGACGATGTGGGCGGTGACGCGGACGCAGCGCTTCCAGGCGGCGGTGGCGGGCGCGGGCATCGCGAACTGGCAGAGCTATTACGGCACGAACCACATCGACACGTGGATGCTGCCGTACTTCGGGGCCTCGGTGTACGACGAGCCGGAGGTGTACACGCGCTCCTCGCCCATCAACGGGGTGAAGCAGGTGAAGGCGCCCACGCTGGTGTTGCACGGCGAGCGGGACGTGGAGGTGCCCGCGTCGCAGGGCTACGAGTTCTACAAGGCGCTGAAGACGCTGGGGGTGAAGACCCAGCTGGTCATCTACGCGGACGAAGGCCACGGCCTGCGCAAGCCCGAACACCAGAAGGACCGGCTGATCCGCACGCTGGACTGGTTCGACGAGAACCTGCCGGCGGCGGAGCCGAAGCCGCGGGTGCGTGCGCCCGCGCGTTGA
- a CDS encoding SDR family oxidoreductase, whose amino-acid sequence MIVVTGATGRLGRFVIEGLLKKVPVNQVAVVARNPDKAGDWAARGIQVRQADYGHPDTWDGVFSQGDTVLLISSSEVGQRRKQHRTVVDAAKRAGVKLLAYTSILHADTSRMLLAGEHLDTEKAIRASGLPFVLLRHSWYLENYTEAAKRTLAQGVLRGCAKDGRVAPATRQDYADAAVAVLTGTGHEDQVYELAGDTGFTLAEYTAELSRQSGRTVTYQDLPPADFAAALQQAGLPKGYADVLANSDEGIARGDLNDTSRTLSRLIGRPTKTLAEELSAMLKQA is encoded by the coding sequence ATGATCGTCGTCACAGGAGCAACGGGAAGACTGGGCCGTTTCGTCATCGAGGGCCTGTTGAAGAAGGTCCCTGTGAACCAGGTCGCGGTCGTGGCGCGCAATCCGGACAAGGCAGGGGATTGGGCCGCGCGCGGCATCCAAGTGCGCCAGGCGGACTACGGCCACCCGGACACCTGGGACGGCGTGTTCTCGCAAGGAGACACGGTGCTGCTCATCTCCTCCAGCGAGGTGGGCCAACGCCGCAAGCAGCACCGGACCGTGGTGGACGCGGCGAAGCGGGCCGGCGTGAAGCTGCTGGCCTACACGAGCATCCTGCACGCGGACACGTCGCGGATGCTGCTGGCGGGGGAGCACCTGGACACGGAGAAGGCCATCCGCGCGTCAGGGCTTCCGTTCGTGCTCCTGCGCCACAGCTGGTACCTGGAGAACTACACGGAGGCCGCGAAGCGCACGCTGGCGCAGGGCGTGCTCCGAGGCTGCGCGAAGGACGGCCGCGTCGCTCCCGCCACCCGCCAGGACTACGCGGACGCCGCCGTCGCGGTGCTCACCGGCACGGGCCATGAGGACCAGGTGTACGAACTCGCGGGCGACACGGGCTTCACGCTGGCGGAGTACACAGCGGAACTGTCCCGCCAGTCCGGCAGGACCGTGACCTACCAGGACCTGCCACCCGCTGACTTCGCCGCCGCGCTCCAGCAGGCAGGCCTGCCCAAGGGCTACGCGGACGTGCTGGCGAACTCGGACGAGGGAATCGCCCGGGGCGACCTCAACGATACCAGCCGCACGCTCAGCCGACTCATCGGCCGCCCTACCAAGACCCTGGCCGAGGAACTGTCCGCCATGCTCAAGCAGGCGTGA
- the bioA gene encoding adenosylmethionine--8-amino-7-oxononanoate transaminase, with protein sequence MDRATLVGLDKQHVWHPYTAMEAYIAKTDPLVIVRAEGVWLHDADGRRYLDANGSWWVSTLGHRHPRLVRALTEQLGSLAHVSLAGITHGPAARLGAELTALAPGADRADVPSAQKLSRVFYSDNGSTAVEVAIKMAAQYWAQNGRPRRTRFITLTGAFHGETIGSTSVGGVHEFRDVFGPLLFDVVHVPSPAEAGGHARALEELKAALAADPDGIAGVILEPVIQGAAGMWMSSPDFVREVRAATRAVDTFLIADEVFTGLGRTGARFAVDLAGVVPDLLCLAKALSGGLMPFAATLASERIFQGFLGAKDRALYYGHSYCGNPLGASVAREVLAVYRDEDVLGQVQRKAPRVKAAFERMAATLPGLERPRAVGMVGAVDLGGGGYFADSGWRVYEAARRRGLYLRPMGNTVYIAPALTIPDADLDLLLQGVEDSLREVAAG encoded by the coding sequence GTGGATCGGGCCACCCTCGTCGGACTCGACAAGCAGCATGTCTGGCACCCCTACACCGCCATGGAGGCGTACATCGCGAAGACGGATCCGCTCGTCATCGTCCGGGCGGAGGGCGTCTGGCTCCATGACGCGGACGGACGGCGCTACCTGGACGCCAATGGCTCGTGGTGGGTGTCCACCCTGGGACACCGCCACCCGCGCCTCGTCCGCGCGCTCACCGAGCAACTGGGCAGCCTGGCCCACGTCTCGCTCGCGGGCATCACCCACGGCCCGGCGGCCCGGCTGGGCGCGGAGCTGACCGCGCTGGCCCCGGGCGCGGACCGGGCGGACGTGCCCTCGGCGCAGAAGCTGTCGCGCGTCTTCTATTCGGACAACGGCAGCACCGCGGTGGAGGTGGCCATCAAGATGGCCGCGCAGTACTGGGCGCAGAACGGCCGGCCCCGCCGCACCCGCTTCATCACCCTGACCGGCGCCTTCCACGGCGAGACCATTGGCTCCACCAGCGTGGGCGGCGTGCATGAGTTCCGCGACGTCTTCGGCCCGCTCCTCTTCGACGTGGTGCACGTGCCGTCCCCCGCGGAAGCCGGAGGCCACGCGCGCGCCCTGGAGGAGCTGAAGGCCGCGCTCGCGGCGGATCCGGACGGCATCGCCGGCGTCATCCTGGAGCCCGTCATCCAGGGCGCGGCGGGCATGTGGATGTCGTCGCCGGACTTCGTGCGCGAGGTGCGCGCGGCCACCCGCGCGGTGGACACCTTCCTCATCGCCGACGAGGTCTTCACCGGCCTGGGCCGCACCGGCGCGCGCTTCGCGGTGGACCTGGCCGGCGTGGTGCCGGACCTCCTGTGCCTGGCCAAGGCGCTCAGCGGGGGCCTCATGCCCTTCGCCGCCACGCTCGCGTCCGAGCGCATCTTCCAGGGCTTCCTGGGGGCGAAGGACCGGGCGCTCTATTACGGGCACTCGTACTGCGGCAACCCGCTGGGCGCGTCCGTGGCGCGCGAGGTGCTGGCCGTGTACCGGGACGAGGACGTGCTGGGTCAGGTGCAGCGCAAGGCGCCGCGCGTGAAGGCCGCCTTCGAGCGCATGGCCGCCACCCTCCCCGGACTGGAGCGCCCGCGCGCGGTGGGCATGGTGGGCGCGGTGGACCTGGGCGGCGGCGGCTACTTCGCGGACAGCGGCTGGCGCGTGTACGAGGCCGCCCGCCGCCGCGGCCTCTACCTGCGCCCCATGGGCAACACCGTCTACATCGCGCCCGCGCTCACCATCCCGGACGCGGACCTGGACCTGCTGCTGCAGGGCGTGGAGGACAGCCTGCGCGAGGTGGCGGCGGGCTGA